A region from the Drosophila bipectinata strain 14024-0381.07 chromosome 3R, DbipHiC1v2, whole genome shotgun sequence genome encodes:
- the LOC108129621 gene encoding uncharacterized protein encodes MDPNIKNINLQLDNVEVLTTGTAAEFVNGILDFLLFQRRQIPFVYKTYKYYVEKWSDEAELNERDSFSHYQLNQQRSRAKATKESISDMRELIRHTFRTSDVKSIRFLFGTNTFMPTESYTLHIPHDSISRHHYCEHHALPEGRINQSLLRLLTCEELYTLFSTELNATNVFLEMELFKDVENTHEKQQETGNWIPKDVLSKLPRSCKNVHLHLLYEHDSAAAELRCCRQLDIYEDLGLLKLDNSEEECDKSRHCGQSSKESSGWWQAEVIVRGFKTPANQKATDLWTS; translated from the exons ATGGatccaaatataaaaaacatcaATCTTCAACTTGACAACGTTGAGGTCTTGACAACGGGGACAGCTGCTGAGTTCGTGAATGGCATTCTGGACTTTCTCCTCTTTCAACGCCGCCAGATTCCCTTTGTCTATAAAACCTACAAATATTACGTGGAAAAATGGTCGGATGAGGCCGAACTAAATGAACGGGACTCTTTTTCCCATTATCAGCTCAACCAGCAGCGGTCCAGGGCCAAGGCGACAAAGGAATCCATCAGCGACATGAGAGAG CTTATCCGTCATACGTTCAGGACCTCGGATGTGAAGAGTATAAGGTTTCTTTTTGGCACAAACACTTTTATGCCTACGGAGTCTTACACCCTGCACATCCCACACGACTCCATATCCAGACATCACTATTGCGAGCATCATGCATTGCCCGAAGGCCGCATTAATCAGTCCCTACTTCGGCTTCTCACCTGCGAGGAGCTATACACGCTCTTTTCCACCGAGCTTAATGCTACAAATGTATTTCTAGAAATGGAACTTTTTAAAGACGTTGAAAACACCCACGAAAAGCAGCAGGAAACGGGGAACTGGATCCCCAAGGATGTACTTAGTAAACTACCTCGCAGTTGCAAAAATGTGCATTTGCACCTGCTTTATGAACATGATAGTGCTGCTGCGGAGCTGCGATGCTGTAGGCAGCTCGACATTTATGAGGATCTGGGCTTGCTGAAACTGGACAACTCGGAAGAAGAATGTGACAAGAGCCGACATTGCGGTCAGTCTTCCAAGGAGAGCAGCGGTTGGTGGCAGGCCGAGGTCATAGTGCGCGGTTTCAAAACGCCTGCAAATCAAAAAGCCACTGATTTGTGGACAAGCTAG
- the Rpt2 gene encoding 26S proteasome regulatory subunit 4 gives MGQNQSAQGGAGDKKDDKDKKKKYEPPIPTRVGKKKRRAKGPDAAMKLPQVTPHTRCRLKLLKLERIKDYLMMEDEFIRNQERLKPQDEKNEEERSKVDDLRGTPMSVGNLEEIIDDNHAIVSTSVGSEHYVSILSFVDKDQLEPGCSVLLNHKVHAVVGVLSDDTDPMVTVMKLEKAPQETYADIGGLDTQIQEIKESVELPLTHPEYYEEMGIKPPKGVILYGPPGTGKTLLAKAVANQTSATFLRVVGSELIQKYLGDGPKLVRELFRVAEEHAPSIVFIDEIDAVGTKRYDSNSGGEREIQRTMLELLNQLDGFDSRGDVKVIMATNRIETLDPALIRPGRIDRKIEFPLPDEKTKRRIFTIHTSRMTLAEDVNLSELIMAKDDLSGADIKAICTEAGLMALRERRMKVTNEDFKKSKESVLYRKKEGTPEGLYL, from the exons ATG GGACAAAATCAATCGGCCCAAGGGGGAGCTGGAGACAAGAAGGATGACAAGGATAAAAAGAAGAAGTACGAACCTCCAATTCCGACCCGCGTCGGCAAGAAGAAGCGCCGTGCCAAGGGTCCAGATGCAGCCATGAAGCTGCCTCAGGTGACGCCGCACACCCGCTGCCGCCTAAAGCTGCTCAAGTTGGAGCGCATCAAGGACTACCTCATGATGGAAGACGAATTCATCCGCAACCAGGAGCGTCTGAAGCCACAGGATGAAAAGAACGAGGAGGAGCGCTCCAAGGTCGACGACCTGCGCGGTACACCTATGTCGGTGGGCAACCTCGAAGAGATCATAGACGACAATCATGCCATTGTGTCAACGTCTGTCGGTTCCGAGCACTACGTTAGCATTCTATCTTTCGTGGACAAGGACCAGCTGGAGCCTGGATGCTCCGTCCTGCTCAACCACAAAGTTCACGCTGTCGTAGGAGTTCTTAGCGATGACACCGATCCCATGGTCACCGTGATGAAGCTGGAAAAAGCCCCTCAGGAGACATACGCGGACATTGGTGGCTTGGACACCCAGATCCAGGAAATCAAGGAGTCGGTGGAATTGCCACTGACACATCCTGAGTACTACGAGGAGATGGGCATCAAGCCACCAAAGGGTGTTATCCTATATGGTCCTCCTGGTACAGGAAAAACCTTGCTGGCCAAGGCGGTGGCCAATCAGACCTCCGCCACTTTCCTGCGCGTTGTGGGTTCCGAACTGATTCAGAAGTATCTGGGAGACGGACCTAAGCTGGTTCGAGAGCTTTTCCGCGTGGCTGAGGAGCATGCTCCCTCCATTGTGTTCATCGACGAAATTGATGCCGTCGGTACAAAGCGGTACGACTCGAACTCTGGTGGCGAGCGAGAGATCCAGCGTACCATGTTGGAGTTGCTCAACCAGCTTGACGGATTTGATTCGCGTGGTGACGTCAAGGTTATCATGGCCACTAACCGCATTGAGACTTTGGATCCGGCGCTGATCCGCCCCGGTCGTATCGACCGAAAGATCGAGTTCCCACTGCCGGATGAAAAGACTAAGCGCCGCATCTTCACCATTCATACATCCCGTATGACACTGGCCGAGGACGTTAACCTCAGTGAATTGATCATGGCTAAGGATGATCTCTCGGGTGCTGACATAAAGGCCATCTGCACAGAGGCCGGTTTGATGGCGCTGCGCGAGCGCCGCATGAAGGTGACCAACGAGGACTTCAAGAAGTCGAAGGAAAGCGTTCTCTACCGAAAGAAGGAGGGTACGCCCGAGGGCCTGTATTTATAA
- the Ndc1 gene encoding nucleoporin Ndc1, with protein sequence MSSSNACKMLLLGRCLHAVLMSAAIQFQLLLVFLLLVNFQLLRPLDWVSGTVGLICSWYTWFASIPLLAAVVLYGVALCQQHLVERPYCPTRYRWILHYGPRKLFFLGAHLLVGFLTAWLYTGYLQTDYRHLSYKCYGEDCISGYHVYMLGMGLTAGCYYFVSVHKRQEDSIKFPIVEQTRGEKLRELIYATLARSLVRSVVPTLSYTVVFSILGRLVCLKLSHILGVNMDERMEGFFGVVTNVKLLFYGWLLTAQILSNMHLMRSFYGILLCEDLPLVITKQKAAFANEQEISLVSALGILNVYIVQCLAANFFYKLAMRKDSKLRAEIFQLTEPGNRPANWRALCDQCLVILGSFTDELIESMQKISVLKGSQNLPLPQTIDSTSTSLMAERILLRQYNQMHGIRPIASPTRNAAFDQPADGIRHMPNWCERVSTQLEESVHRLVNRIPGIVFLFSEPEGSKTNFLLSNSQHVVYITQALSQICVASINEDRYGVVQNDLPAIIKVINKLRGELDKLNSVMGNLRAPSSEFNVLRSAVRRSLYTICNSFFDYLGDLLPPGEELHQLQAFIQQE encoded by the exons ATGTCCTCCAGCAACGCCTGCAAGATGCTGCTGCTCGGGCGCTGCCTTCATGCCGTGCTCATGAGTGCAGCAATTCAGTTTCAGCTCCTGCTCGTGTTTCTACTCTTGGTAAACTTCCAGCTCCTGAGACCGCTGGATTGGGTTAGTGGCACTGTCGGTCTGATATGCAGCTGGTACACCTGGTTTGCCAGCATTCCGCTACTAGCGGCTGTTGTGCTCTACGGTGTGGCCCTGTGCCAGCAGCACTTGGTGGAACGCCCCTACTGTCCCACACGTTACCGATGGATTCTGCATTATGGGCCGCGAAAACTGTTCTTCCTGGGCGCCCACCTCCTGGTGGGTTTTCTTACGGCGTGGCTGTATACAGGCTATCTCCAGACCGACTACAG GCATCTTAGTTACAAGTGCTACGGCGAGGACTGCATTAGTGGCTACCATGTGTATATGCTTGGAATGGGTCTTACAGCTGGTTGCTATTACTTTGTGTCAGTGCACAAACGCCAGGAAGACTCCATTAAGTTCCCCATTGTGGAACAAACCCGTGGCGAGAAACTCCGTGAGCTTATCTACGCCACCCTGGCACGATCCTTGGTCCGATCAGTGGTTCCAACGCTCAGTTATACCGTGGTCTTTTCGATTTTGGGACGGCTGGTTTGCCTTAAGTTGAGTCATATCTTAGGCGTAAATATGGATGAGCGAATGGAGGGCTTTTTCGGTGTTGTAACTAATGTTAAGCTTCTGTTCTATGGCTGGTTGCTGACGGCCCAGATACTAAGCAACATGCATCTGATGCGTAGCTTCTACGGCATACTGCTCTGTGAGGATCTGCCTCTGGTTATAACCAAGCAAAAAGCCGCCTTTGCAAACGAGCAGGAAATTTCTCTAGTGTCCGCTCTTGGAATCCTCAACGTATATATTGTGCAGTGTCTGGCGGCCAACTTCTTCTATAAGCTGGCAATGCGCAAGGACTCAAAACTGCGAGCGGAAATCTTCCAGCTAACAGAACCCGGCAACCGTCCGGCCAACTGGCGGGCACTCTGCGATCAGTGCCTAGTCATTCTAGGCAGCTTTACAGATGAGCTGATCGAGTCCATGCAAAAGATAAGTGTGCTCAAGGGGTCACAAAACCTTCCACTGCCACAAACAATTGACTCCACTAGCACAAGCCTCATGGCAGAAAGGATATTGCTGCGCCAATATAACCAGATGCACGGTATCCGGCCAATAGCCTCGCCAACAAGGAATGCCGCGTTTGATCAGCCTGCTGACGGCATCCGGCACATGCCCAACTGGTGTGAGCGAGTTTCAACGCAACTAGAAGAGTCTGTGCATCGACTGGTGAACCGAATTCCTGGAATTGTATTCCTTTTCAGTGAGCCAGAGGGTTCTAAAACAAACTTTTTGTTATCCAACTCCCAGCACGTAGTCTACATCACCCAGGCTTTATCCCAAATCTGCGTGGCGTCCATAAACGAGGACCGGTACGGTGTGGTGCAAAACGACCTGCCGGCCATCATCAAAGTGATCAACAAGTTACGGGGTGAGCTTGACAAACTGAACAGCGTGATGGGCAACCTACGAGCGCCTAGCTCTGAATTCAACGTTCTGCGATCCGCCGTGCGTCGCAGTCTTTACACCATCTGTAACTCTTTCTTCGACTATCTGGGGGATCTGTTGCCCCCTGGAGAGGAGCTTCACCAACTTCAGGCCTTTATTCAACAGGAATAG
- the LOC108129627 gene encoding putative OPA3-like protein CG13603, giving the protein MVVGAFPIAKLGMLGMKHISKPISNLIKQTAKKNENFKRFVVSPPARLYHKIDVRSKMWMLGLGQPDFIPPLTEAMTIQMGGDILGELIIFLLGVFFIMGEVSRQAKKDKKKHEDHRIRRVELESRIENLTEKVKRQDLEINQLKRLV; this is encoded by the exons ATGGTTGTTGGGGCATTTCCAATAGCGAAGCTTGGCATGTTGGGAATGAAACACATTAGCAAGCCCATCAGTAATCTAATCAAGCAGAcggcgaaaaaaaatgaaaactttaaaaggTTCGTCGTTTCACCTCCTGCTCGTT TATATCATAAAATCGATGTGCGTTCGAAGATGTGGATGCTTGGCCTGGGGCAACCCGATTTCATTCCTCCGCTCACAGAGGCGATGACCATTCAAATGGGCGGTGATATTCTTGGGGAGCTAATCATTTTCCTCTTAGGAGTTTTTTTCATAATGGGAGAAGTCTCCAG ACAAGCTAAGAAGGACAAAAAAAAGCATGAAGACCACCGTATCCGACGAGTAGAACTAGAATCGCGAATAGAAAACTTAACGGAAAAGGTAAAGCGTCAGGATCTTGAAATCAATCAGCTAAAACGTTTGGTTTAG
- the LOC108129626 gene encoding uncharacterized protein yields MSELASSEEETDFSVVSSRNYQRVQDKVAKISYVDGIADGREKVFQASFDRGYEDGFKTGFELAKLSAYFETENLPKPDETQKFKQLDLPEATDKTHFQYLIHQGVPLNEVSEKQAKYLDNLMDQFAQTIPETINLFTPQKRETDNVNVV; encoded by the exons ATGTCTGAGCTAGCAAGTTCAGAAGAAGAAACGGACTTTAGTGTCGTTAGCTCAAGAAACTATCAGCGCGTTCAAGATAAAGTCGCAAAG ATCAGCTACGTTGATGGCATCGCCGATGGAAGGGAAAAGGTCTTCCAAGCCAGCTTCGATCGGGGCTACGAGGATGGCTTTAAGACAGGCTTTGAACTGGCCAAACTGAGTGCCTATTTTGAAACCGAAAACTTGCCAAAACCCGACGAAACCCAAAAGTTCAAGCAACTTGACCTACCAGAGGCCACAGATAAGACGCACTTCCAATACTTGATACATCAAGGAGTACCCCTCAACGAGGTGTCCGAAAAGCAAGCGAAATACTTGGACAATTTGATGGATCAGTTCGCACAAACTATCCCAGAAACTATTAATTTATTCACACCCCAAAAGAGGGAGACTGATAATGTTAATGTGGTTTAA
- the RpS19b gene encoding small ribosomal subunit protein eS19B produces MPGVTAKDIDQHVMTKALAAFLKKSGKIVVPEQADYIKTGKFKETAPTEAEWFYTRCASIMRHLYHRSPSGVAAFTKIYGGRKRNGVRPSNFCRSSDGCIRKALQALEAARMVEKHPDGGRILTPIGQRDMDRLANNIVAKKREATNQQNPVVLIS; encoded by the exons atgccgGGAGTTACCGCAAAGGACATCGATCAGCACGTTATGACCAAAGCGTTGGCTGCTTTTTTGAAGAAGTCTGGAAAAATTGTGGTGCCGGAACAAGCCGACTACATCAAAACCGGCAAGTTTAAGGAGACAGCGCCCACCGAGGCAGAGTGGTTCTACACGCGTTGCGCCTCCATTATGCGGCACTTGTATCACCGCAGCCCTTCCGGAGTGGCTGCTTTCACCAAGATCTACGGTGGGCGCAAGCGCAACGGTGTGCGTCCGTCTAACTTCTGTCGTTCTTCAGATGGATGCATTCGCAAG GCTCTTCAGGCTTTGGAGGCGGCTCGCATGGTGGAGAAGCACCCTGATGGCGGCCGCATTTTGACGCCCATTGGACAACGTGACATGGACCGCTTGGCTAACAATATTGTGGCCAAGAAGCGCGAGGCAACAAACCAGCAGAACCCCGTGGTACTTATTTCTTAA
- the LOC108129622 gene encoding putative OPA3-like protein CG13603, which yields MVIGVFPAAKLGVLAIKQVSKPIANVLKSNAKSSPFFRKYICMPPAQFYNWVEVKTKMWALNMGGRSVNVPPLNEAMAIELGANLLGEFIIFAIGAGLLIFEYSRQTAKENKKNEVAQMEKMQLTNTLTEMSFRLERQDAQIREMTRVLADLDSRNIFKWHKEPLQEYVPFDPTTPDQSANARKPKSFEGFYDPQGGMAFRALNFLETQIFVDGRNRKKKEALQHIDEVAERLEQSLSEAATVASSLPLKVEQ from the exons ATGGTAATAGGTGTCTTTCCTGCGGCCAAGCTCGGCGTCTTGGCCATCAAGCAGGTCAGCAAGCCGATCGCCAACGTCCTTAAGTCAAACGCCAAGTCCAGCCCGTTTTTTAGGAAGTATATTTGCATGCCGCCGGCACAGT TTTACAACTGGGTAGAGGTCAAGACCAAGATGTGGGCGCTGAACATGGGCGGAAGGAGTGTCAATGTGCCGCCCCTGAACGAGGCAATGGCCATAGAGCTGGGTGCCAATCTGCTGGGCGAGTTCATCATCTTTGCCATTGGCGCCGGTCTGCTGATTTTCGAGTACTCGCG ACAAACCGCCAAGGAAAACAAGAAGAACGAGGTCGCGCAAATGGAAAAGATGCAGCTGACCAACACCCTGACGGAGATGAGCTTCCGCCTGGAGCGACAGGACGCCCAGATACGCGAGATGACCCGAGTACTAGCTGACTTGG ATTCGCGCAATATCTTTAAATGGCATAAAGAGCCTCTGCAGGAGTATGTTCCCTTCGATCCCACTACACCAGATCAGAGCGCCAACGCCCGGAAACCCAAGAGTTTTGAAGGCTTTTATGATCCACAAGGCGGCATGGCATTCCGTGCCCTTAACTTCCTAGAGACGCAGATTTTCGTCGATGGCCGCAATCGCAAAAAGAAGGAGGCCCTACAGCACATTGACGAGGTTGCGGAACGGCTGGAGCAGTCACTCAGTGAGGCGGCCACCGTTGCATCTTCCCTGCCATTAAAAGTAGAACAATGA